CGGAAAGCACGGATGCCCTAAAAATTTCTGACCAACCATTTTGTGTGTATGTTGCTGAACCAGATGGTGTCGCAAGAGATGTGTATCTGAAATATCCTCCAGGAATCTACATGGAGTCGGGATGAAGAGATATGATATACAGAAAAATTTTCAAAGTAAGAACCGTTGGAAGCAGGGAAACTTCAGATTTGAGGCCTGAATGGGCTGATGAAATGCCTAACATTATGCCAGGAGTGAGCTTCGTAGTCCATGAATATGATGAGATAGAAGGTTGGTGTATCTGTGAATGCTGGGTTTCTGACCACCCCATAAGAAACGTAGCCAGAAACATGAGTGACTTGGAAGCCTTAGCTACAGAGCCATGTGTAATTGAAGTGTTACCAAGTCATCTAATAAGTCCTCCAATTCTGGGCATATTAAGTCTTTCAGGAGGCCATTCTCCCGAATCCGTTGACTTGAAAAAGAAAACTCTGGTGTTCAAAGGTAAAACAATGGCCTTCAAACGCGTGGAGAAAAACAGAAGAACAAGTGGTGAAGAGGAAGACCTTTACATTTTGGATGAAGGTTAACATGGGCAAAGTTTGGCTCGACGACACAGAAATCGGCACATTCGACCCTCAAAAAAAGGGCACATCAGGTAATATTTTAGTGAATGCAACAAATGTTGGCACGTTTACACTTGGCGGTGACGGGTACGTCTACGCAAATTCAACGGTGGTTGGCACTTACGTAGCTAGTGATTTCGTCGGTTTGCCTGTTATCGCCTTAGCTTTCGGCTCAGTAACACCTCCGCAGGGTGATGTTCTCGAGTTGAGAGTTCATTTAGGATGTTCGAAAGAGGTCTCAAGCTTCGAGTGTCTACTGCAGAACTTTGATAAGAAGTATAGCCCGGGCGGGACTTATCCAATCAACGTAGGTGATGATTGCCATTTTGACATTGGCAGGGGAGTGAATTGCCCTCTCATTCTAACGGGTCGGGTTGAAGAGATTGAGCCACAATCCACACCTATTGAAAATTATATTCGAGTGCGAGGGAGATGCTGCGGCGAGAAGATTTTCCGACGGGTAGTGACCAAAACTTATGAGAATCAAAAAGGAGAGGCCATCGTCAAAGACCTTATTGACAATTATGTGGGTTTAAGCCATGTCCGCAACTCAACCGAGTTGATTGAAGATACGGATACGACTTATACGCTCTTGGAATATGAAAACACACCAGTTTTCGATATTCTAAAGTATATTGCGGCAACCGCTGACAAAGCTGGTGTAATCGGATTTGATTTTCGTGTTGAACCGGATGGTAAATTCGCGTTTTTCCCGAAAAACAGTAAAACTTCACCTGTCAGCCTTTCAGAACGGATCGAGGTTAGCAGTTACCGCAAGGATATTCACCGCATAAGAAATAAGATCATCGTGTATGGAGCCGCTGAAAAGCCGAATGATTCATCAAAAGATTTTGGTACAGACATGGCAACTCCGCATAAAGGGTCAAAGGTAGACCAAGCAAGTGCCTCTGGGCAAAAGAATCTCTATGTTACAAGTACCACAGACTTTGCAGTGGGAGATAAAATTTGGATCTACATGTATCCCGATTACGAAGAGAATGAAGTGGAAAGCATAGTTGCTGGCGATCATTTAGTTTGCGTAAATAATCTTCAGCATACATACGGAATTAACACAGGGGTTATTGTTTATCCCGGCTGGGGACCCACATCGGCAGGCACGACTATTACAGCTGATGCAGCTAACAAGGAAGTTGGGAGCCGTAGCGTAAAAATAGCTGTAAATGATGGTGGAGGCTGGGGTGGCGCATTATATCATTGGGATTCACCCATAGACATGAACAAATATGTCAGCCTCAACTTTTTGATTTGCTCAAGTGTTGGCATAAGTGGAGTCATTTCTCTAAGAGACGCTAATTTCAAACAGGCCTCTTCATCTAATCTAGGTGTTAGTAATGACGAGAATTTTCATTTTGTTTCTGTTAGAGGAGGACGAAAAAATGCTGATGGGTGGGGAGCAGAATCAGGCTTTGATTGGACCACAATCATAGAAGTAGAAATTCGGATGAACGCCAGTGTCTTAGATTACTGGATAGATGGAATGTTTTTTGGTCATAAACGCTGGGAGACCACGCAAGAGGATTCGGGTAGCCAGGCAAGCTATGGACTGCGCGAGCTTGTGGAAGTAGATGAAGAGCTACACAGTGATAATGAATGTGAGTTGCGGGCTAAGGCTTTACTTGCACAACTGAAAGACCCTGCTGAACATTTGACGTTGCGAAGCACAGTAATTGACTATTACGTTAATCCGCTTTTGCCAGCTGACAAAATCCCTGTTAAGCTTCCCAATGAAAACATCGACTCGGACTATCGGATCATAAACGGTGAATACCATGTGATCGCGAGAGACCAAACCTTAGACATCACTTTGGAGCTTGGGAAAGAGGAGCCTCTGCTCGCCGACTACTTGTATGGCCTCAGATCTGGAGCAGTCACGCTGGAGAGATTATCGAGGACAAAAGCGGGAGTGAGATAGATGGCTGAGGTTCCTTGGGGTCAAAGTCCAGAAGCTTTCAAAACCATTGCTCAAGGCTTATTGTGGGCCGCGATGATCGGTGGTGCCATAACGAAAGTTACGCGTGAATGGGAAGGAACGGGTAGCTCAAAGGTTTTGAAACGTGTAAAATTGTGGCATGGAACAACTGAGATTTTACGGTTGCGTTATGATTACGACAGCGATGGAGATAATGTAACAATCGAAGCGGAGGAGATCAGTTAATGGCTTTTGCAGAGGACATCCACAAACATAAACATAGTAAACTCAAGAATGTAGGACCAGATGATCATCATCGTAAATGGGGGCTCTTCGATGAACCTTCATGGATTCGCACGTTATATTCGCCATTGGGGACGTTTACAAAAGTAGGAGTTACTCTTTTAGGAGTCGGGGGATGGCATCCAGATTGGGTTAGTCATCCAAGACCCATTTACAATGAGGCTGATGGTAAGTATTGGGTCTATTTTGCTGGGGGCAACACAAATAGAAGCATAGGGCTCGCAATTGGAACAAGCCTGAAATCTGCTTTAACAGAAATCACGGATGGTATTGGAGGAACAAGTAGAGTATTAAATCCAAGTGGCACGGCTGGAGCCTTCGATGAAACTGGTGTAAGTTTTCCAACCGTTATCTACGATCCATTGGATGTTGCCGCTAAGCGGTGGAAAATGCTTTTCAATGGGAGAAATGGAGCCGGAGTTTATGAGAAGATAGGTTATGCTTACAGTGCTGATGGCAAATCTTGGACAAAATATGCGAATAACCCCGTCTTCGAAATAGCTGACAGGCGAGTGGATAGCGCTGCACTTTTTAGGCTTGGAAACAAATTTTATTTGCTGTATAGACAGACACTCGTTGACCCACAACAGATAGGTCTGGCTTACTCAGACGACTGTATCACATGGACGCAATACCCTAACAACCCTGTTTTACAGCTGGGTTCAGCTGGAGAGTGGGATGACAATGTCGTAGCCTACGTAACACTCTATTTTGACCAAGGTACTTTCTATATGGTTTATTCCGGGAAACAGGCAACAGGACTCTATAAAATGGGCTTGGCTTTGAGTACAAACTGTTTCAGCTGGACCAAACTGCCTTTCAATCCTGTCTTAACGGACACTGTTTCAGTGTCAACAGGCTGTTTGATTCGCATAGAAGATGAGTTCATTCTGGTTTATGAACAAAACATCCCAAAAAGCATCCGTTCGGCAACAATTCCATAGGAGACGATTTTCTCTTGATTGAGTTTTGGAATGTTGTTATCGCGCTTATCGTGGGATTGATTGGAGGAGCCGCTATTCAGAGCGCATGGTTGCACAGCAAGAAAAGAAAGGAGTTTGACAAAAAGTATGGTGAGTAAGACTTTACGACTCGACGATGTTCTCCAAGTTACTTCCAGCTTAAATTTCGGCGATCTCATTGAGATTCATTGGTTGGACGCCTCGGAGGCTACAGGTCAGCTTGAGCATGACAGGTTTGACACGCCAGTGCAGAGTGTAGGCTATTTCCTCGCGGTTAAGGGGCGAAAGACGAAGCATATTGTTATAGCAAAGGAAATTGTAGACAATAGAAGCTATCACTACAATGTTATTCCAGTTGGCATGATTCAAAACCTCAGGATTGTTCAACGCAACGGTTTGAAACCTTATGTTAAGCGTGTTCTGAAAAAGTTTGCTGCTGCCACTGTGCCTAGGCTTCGTAAAAAGGATGGATGGGTGTATGCGACTAAAAAACATAATTCGTAAGGCCTTAACAAAAACAGTTGTTGTTCAGGTGGGAGCTCGTAAGAAGCAGAAGCGAGTTCAAGTGCTGCCTAGCGAACAGATTGTTTACCTGGTCTATTTTGCAATTGTAGCGTTCGTAGGCTTAACCGCCTTGGAAATTGTTCACATGGTATTCTTCGGTGTTTGGAACAGTGAGATTTTCTCAGCAATTACTTGCCTCATCGGGACCATCTCAGGTATCTTCATCAGTCAAAATGCGTGATCAAGATTGAGAGAGGTAATCATATTTGAATCCTAATAGCAACCAAATTTTAAAAACAACCGTTTTTCCGCAAATAAAAAAGATAGCGAAAAAATACAAGAAGGTCGATACTCAGAGAGAACGTGCTGAACTCATTTTTGATTTGAAAGTTATCCTTGAGACTTACAAAAAATACGCTTCTAAGCTGAACAAGCCTGGGCGTCCTGGAAAGTTTGAAATGAAATGTGCACAGCTTGCGGCGTACATTGCGAGAAGCATCAACATTATCGCAACGAAATATGACGCTGTCAAAATTAAAGAAATTTTGGATGAAATGGCGGAGAGGGTTTCTAAACTTGAGCAGCTTCGAAAGACAGATAAAAAGCCTAGACGAAAGAGTTGGAGATCTAGAAAGAGCCGCTGAACCGCCGAAGATACCCAAGGACTCTGTGCGGTTTTTCAAAAAGGTTCTGCGTATCAAACCTTATTCATATCAGGCCAAGTTTCTACAGGATGAAAAACCGTTAAGGGTTATCCGTTGGCCTCGGCGAGCTGGCAAAACCACGTGCATGTCAGGGGACGACATTCGCTTCGCTGCTAGCAATCCGAATTCAACAATTCTAGTTATAATGCCTAAATTCCAGCAAACAAAGGAAATCTATTTTCAGGGCGAGGGTGGCCTGTATGACCATTTAGCACGGATGAACCCAGAAGACTTTGAGGACATTATAAAAGAGCAGTTACGAACTACCATCCGTTTCAGAAATGGTTCCCGGATCCTAGCGGAGGTACCTGAACCCTTTACGATTCGCGGGCATGGGCCCAGGAAAATATCGATTGACGAAATGAACTTCATTCGCAAAGACGCTGATTTGTGGTTGAGCGCCCTGTTACCTATGACTTTGACGCGGAAAGTTTACATCAACGTGGCCTCTACGCCTTGGAACAAGGACTCCATATATTGGAAAATGTGCTTTGACAAAGCCTTCAAAATATTCTCGGGCAACGCTCATGAACACGATCCGCCTCGTTATTTCCTAACCTATGAAGACGTGTTGAAACCTAAAGGTCCGTTAGAGCCTAAGCAAGTTGAGATAATGCGTGAGCAATATGCTGGTAATCCTTGGCGTTGGAAACGTGAAATGGAATGTGCTTTTGTAGATGATGAAACTGCCTTTCTTCCATCGAGCTTAATCATTAAGTGCCAAAACGAGGACTTGGAATTTGCGAAGTTTGAGGACAACATAGCTGGCAGATTCTACGTTGGGTGGGACCTTGGGCGTGAACGAGATCCTGGCGCCGTCGCCATTATAGACCTCAATGTTCACAGTGATGTGTGCCACTTGGTTCATTGTATATCCTTCAAATTGGGAACTCCTTACGTTAGTCAGATGGCTTACATAAAAAGCATCTGCGACCGGTGGAAGGGCGTCAACAATGTTTACTATGATCACACAGGCACTAAAGGAATTGACGAAGAAATTGAGCGCACAGGATTTCCAGGATTAGAGGGCATCGATTTCACTAAGCCCAATAAACATGGTATGGCCCTGACATTAAAGCAGCTTATGATGACTCCACGGAAAGCTGATAAAGGCTTGGCGCCGCAGGATGCACGCCGCAGATTTGAGCTTCCCTACGATCAAGATGTGCAGACTGAGCTAAATGTTGTTCAATGGGAACAGACTAAGGGTAGCGAGCTCTATACATTCTCTCATCCTGAAGGTTCTCATGATGATCGTTTCTGGGCTATTGCCTTAAGCGTTTATGCAGCTATTGCAGGAGGGCCAGAGCCATATTTAGGTATGATTCCACGATGAGGCGCCGAGAGTTTTTCAAGGTCACTAAGATAACGCGGAAGTTTGATCGACGCACTGGCAAATTCACCATTAATATTCGTTATAAGACTAGGACTGAGGTTACTCCTCGAACCGTGGCGGTTTCTGAAGCTTTCGGCTTGGGCGTGGACGAGTTTCAGGAGCATGTAGTCTATGATAATGTTGAGCTAAAGATAGGGCCCAAGGATATTGTCTATATTACTGGCGATTCTGGGTCCGGGAAAAGCGTGCTGCTACGAGCATTGGAGAAGGACCTAGCCGGAGAAACCGTTAATATTGCCGATGTAAAAGTTGTTTCGTCACTGCCACTCATTGATACCATTGGTCAAACAATAGAAAAGGGTCTCGAGCTGCTCTCTCGAGTAGGCTTAAACGATGCTTTCCTTTTTGTACGTCGCTACGATCAGCTCTCAGATGGTCAGAAATACAGGTATCGAATTGCCAAGATGATTGAAGCTGGAAAGCAATACTGGATTTTAGATGAGTTCTGCAGCCTGCTGGACCGAGACACTGCTAAGATTGTGGCGCATAACATTCGGAAGTTGGCTAGGCAGGAAGGAAAAGCGGTTTTAGCTGCTACAACGCACACCGATTTATACGAGGATCTCAGACCGATGGTGCACATTCATAAGCGGTTTGGCAAAGAAATTACGGTTAAGTATCATACTGATAGGTATACATCGCAGTGTACACTGGTCAAGGAAATGCAGATCCAAGAAGGCACGCGTGAAGATTATGAGGAGTTAGCTGTTTTTCATTACCGTGACAGCCGAAGACTTGTGTGCCCTCAGAAAATCTTCGTTTTGAAACGTGAAGGTGAGCTCTGCGGGGTCATTGTTTACAAGTCTCCTGCGGTGCGTACGGCTGGGAGAAAAAAGGCTTTTGGGAGAGTGTTAACGATTTATGAAGTGAATCAAGTTTTAACATGCATCGCTCGGGTTGTAGTTCATCCAAAATATCGTACGATCGGGCTTGGCGTGAAGCTCGTGCGTGAAACGCTTCCTTTAGCCGACAAACCTTACGTGGAAACAACCGCAGTTATGGCCCGCTACAATCCGTTTTTCGAACGTGCAGGAATGACAAAAATCGCTGAGAGCACGCCCCGCCCAGCGATCCTGGAAGGCGTAGAGAAGCTGAGGCGTCTTGGATTTAACCAAGTGCTGCTCGGCTCAACCAAGTATACAATTCAACGAATGCGTAAGAACCCCTGCCTTATCAAAAAAGTTAGAACGGTTTTCAAGCACGTCTCAAAGGCTGGAGGCGTTTACCGGAAGCGCATAGCATCCACGGGCCGCGCCTACATGAAACATAACGAGTTCTGTGAGTGTGTGGACCGTGCAGACATAGAGAAGCTGGCGCGAATGATCAAAATCCTTAGCTTTCTCATTCAGACAAAAGTCTACCTATTCTGGAAAAGATAAACCGGGCGGCTTTGTTGAAAGATGTATGTATGCTGTTTAGTTCTGTTTTTATTCTTCTAGCTTGTTTGGCGCGTTTTGATCCATTCTGTCACCTTCTCTTCTGTCATTTTGTTCCAAACCACTTCACAATAGCATCGAGAGTTTTTATGAACTCTTCAGATACTTCATCATCTAAAACACTATGACCGCATTCTTTGATACTCCGCTTAATCGTCATTTTTAATTCCTCCAAATCTTCCTTAAGCCATGAAGCAAAAGGAAATTCTTTCTTAGCTTCCTCAACAGTGCGTAGCATCATAACTAAATCGGTCATAGGACGAATATTTTCAGGTAATCCTTTTGCTTTCCATTTTTTTATTCGTTTTTCAAATTCACCCTTCAATTTTCCACATCCTTTTTTGTGCGAGGATTATTTATTCTCAAAAGGTTCCCATCGATCATCTGTATCTTCCATGATTAGTATTTTCTGTGAGCCTATTGGTATGCCTGATGCTTTCTGTCCATGCGGATCAACAATTCTACCCCAAGGACCATACCGACCACTTTTGGTTATATGGATTTCTAAGTATGCATTTTTGTTCCAATGGGGTAATCTAACTTTCTTGATTCCTTTTTTAGCCAATTCGCTTATTTTCACTTTGTTTCCTCCTTATTTTCTATTACAGTCTAAGATTTAAAAATTCTATTAGCCTCAATTTCTTCTTTGGTTGCGCCCCATGCGCTATTCATGAAACTACTAGCTGTCTACTTTCCTTTCTGTCTTTGTCGTAGGGTGTGTATGTCGATGAGGGCTCCGGTTGCGATTGCTTGATTTTAGTGCATCATTCATCATCTACCCCTTATAGTTTTCAACATACCTCGCCTATTAGGATCTAAATATGTCCGACAATGGCGACGCATATCTTGGTCCCAGTCTAAAAACTACGTTGCAACTATAACATTATTACCCGGCTAATAATGGAGAAAAAACCTGTAAGAGGGCCTATACTCGAAGAACCGCGTTTTACCTTAAGAGAGAATAATGACATAACCCTGTCTTTTTTGGTTAGTAATGTTTTGTGCTTCAAAGACAATAATTGAAGAAAGCTAGTTGTTCCTGTCGATCCATCTTGGAACTATGTTTCAAAAAAGTCCCAATGTACACCGCAGATGAAACGCATGAACATATTTGGAACCTAATAGTAATAGAATGTTAAAAACAACCTTTTTTCTAAATTGAGAAGACTGAGTCGTTTGACAGCTAAATAAGACAGCCTGTTCGAGGAGTAGGTTCCGTCATTTTCGCCGTTGCGGCTATTGTTACTCAAAAGAAAAAAATCATTGGCAACCAAAGGACAGGTGTTCCATTTCAGTTTTGAAAGTTAAAAGAGGGTGCCCCCTATGAATAGGGAGGTCATCTGCGAAGGCTTTTCTAGGCCAATACTAAAATTAGTCTCCCGCAACGCAACATCTGCTCTTTTCGATTTATTGGCAATAAATGCTCTATACTAAGTCTGTCAAAAGTCTTCAACACAGTTATAATGGGAACCGAAAAGGCTGAACGCCAAAGCAAAGATTCCATTCAGATACCTCACAAACAGCCGACTATGCGAAATCTTCACCCCACCCTGTATTCAATCTGCCATAACCCCCGACAATTTTTTTCCTCTGTTTTACATCGCAAAAACCCAGTTAGAGGCATCCGCATACTTCGCCCTGATCAGCCTAATCGTAGGCTTGACCATGCTTCTATACAGACAACACCATTACACGCAAATGCTTAGCCTTAAACTTCCCCTAGAAAAACATCACTAAATACGTAATAGCCTCTACAGTTATGATGGCCGTGCTTTGTGTAATTCTACATCTCACAAGAATATCGTCAACACTAATTTTCACCGGCATAGGAGAAATCATATACTTCGCCATATTGTTCGCAATCGACCACAAGACTAGGTGGCTAATAAGGTCAATTATAATGAAGGCAAGTCCAAGCTGGGAATAACATAATCTATAGACGCGCACAAGAGATAAAAACAAAGATTTAACTCGTACATGCTACACAAACAAATGATTACCCCCTTGAAGAAAGAGTTACCTATGTTTCATAATTGATCTTATATACGCACACAAGAGGTATTGCTCCCCCATAAGATCTAGGAGAATCACCCGCTTGAGAGAAATACGCTTTCTCAAAATGGTCTAATGTAACGGACTGTGGCTCACCGAAAACCGTTACTTCTTGTCCATACCTCATTAACTTGTAAATAACCGTGTTCAATCCACGCTCGTTCCACCCAACATCTTGAAGAGCACCTGTTTCTGGATCCTCTTCATACCGTCTATACGCCGTGTCGTTTACACCAGTAAGCGGTTCAGAAATTCGAGCCATCCATCTCCACTTTCCCTCGTCAGCCCATCCCACTTCATTAATAAACACCTCTCCAGTATTCTCGTCTTGCTCAGGATAGAATGTTGTAAACACAACAACATGAGTTGCATCGTACTTCCTCAAGATTTCAATAGCTTCAGACTCGGTTGACATAAACATTAATGCAACTTGTCTTATCTGAGTTGAGTTGAATGTACCATTGTCAGTGAGAGTTGTTTTATTTCCAAGAGTTGTGATCCAATATCCATAGTCCCACCAGCTTGCCACAACGGTTGGACCATATGGAGGGCTTAGCGGCAACTCGTCTCGCATCCATTTTAGAGTGTCAATCCAATCACTTACCGGTTCAGGCGGCTTGATTGGCATGCTTCCGGCGGCAATCGTCGTGGGCGCATACGCATGATCGAACACTCTTGGATATGGCGATAACTGGGTAGGCAACACGAAGGTAAGCGTGAGCAAAAGAAACATAATTATCAAGAAGACTCCACCGAACTCCTTCCCCACATAAGCTTCAAAACGCATTTTACGCCTCGGAATAATCGGGGCTTCCTTTAGGACGGTAGTGAAAGGTTTGATCAATCGAACTAACGCTAAGGCCCAAAGGAGGCAAAAAGCCGGAGCCATAAGCAAAACTAACCGCACCATAGAACCAGCAAAGTAAATGGATGTCAAGCCGAAGATAACTAAGAAAACATTCCGATTCGTGGGAGTCCGCATAGCGAAGAACAAACCAACTGGTACAAAAAAAGCGCCTATCCCAAAGTCATAATAAAACGATCCCCAAGCAGCAGGCCTATGCTCTTGCACAGACTGCACAAGAGGATATAAAAGACGTTCAAAAGGATTCAAGACAGCTTCAAACTTAGTTCCCAAGGGCATAACATATCCATAATGCGAAAGCAAAAGGATCGCAACGGCCAAAAAAGTGATGGAGCCGAGCACAAACAGCGTTTTCATCTTGAACGTTTTGATAAAACGAGAAACTTCGCAGAGGCACAACAACAGAAAGATTCCTGAAACGGCTAAAATGGTAGTTTCAGTCAAATATCTGAGTCCTATCTTAGGCACATTGACTGAGATGAAAAGGGCTATACCAAATGTCGTGCTGTAAGACAGAAGCAAACGAGATGAATATCGGCGGAGCAAAATCAAAATAAAAACGAAAAGAACAGCCATTCCAATAGGATATCGTGAAGCCCCCCAAGAAGCAGAAATATACCCGAGTGATAATCCCGTAGCAACTGCATAAACAAAAGTGTTTTTCAGTGACCTTTCAGGTTCGATGGATCTTAGAAAGAAAAGGATAAACAAAAGGATGGCGAAAATCCCCACCGACTCATCGTCAAAGAAGCCTAGAGAGGTACGCCCGATGAAGGAAGGGCTTAAGGCTAGAAAGAACGCGGAAAAAAGACCCGCTTGTTTACCACCGATGTCCTTGCCCAAAAAGTACATGACTAAACACGTTAACGTGCCCATTATAACTGGAAAGATCACGCAGAAATTGTAAACTGGATCTGAGATAAGCGGATTGGCGAAAAAGTTGAAAGACAAGCCGAGAGCGTTGGCTATTTGGTAGAAAACCGCGGCGGTGAGTGCCAGTCCTGGAAAAGAGGTAGCCGCAACATCACGTCCCCATGGATACCAGCTCATCATGTCACGCGAAGGATCCGCCATTGACCAGCCAGAGGTCCAAGTTAACAGTCCGTTATCAACCATATGCTTGGTTAGGCGATAGTGCCAGTGAGGGTCAAACTCCGAAAGGTAAAAGCCCCAACGGAGGGGAAGCAGTCGGACCATGAAGGCGAGGAAAAGGATGAGAGAAATTAATGAAGCATAAACTAGTGTGGAGTGGGATATTGGAAAGTGAAGGACCTTAAAGCTCTTTAAAATCTCAACAATTTTTTCTCTGCTAAACACTCTCCGGATTTTCAATATGGATGTCCTTCCTTCGTCAAACAATTCAAACAACCCGTTTATTTCTCTTACGGTTATGCATGTATCAATTTATTTGGCCCTTAGACGCATTGTTACAACAGCCATCATTAGCATATACATGGAATCAGTTTATCTTAATATTGAAC
This genomic stretch from Candidatus Bathyarchaeota archaeon harbors:
- a CDS encoding GNAT family N-acetyltransferase, with translation MRRREFFKVTKITRKFDRRTGKFTINIRYKTRTEVTPRTVAVSEAFGLGVDEFQEHVVYDNVELKIGPKDIVYITGDSGSGKSVLLRALEKDLAGETVNIADVKVVSSLPLIDTIGQTIEKGLELLSRVGLNDAFLFVRRYDQLSDGQKYRYRIAKMIEAGKQYWILDEFCSLLDRDTAKIVAHNIRKLARQEGKAVLAATTHTDLYEDLRPMVHIHKRFGKEITVKYHTDRYTSQCTLVKEMQIQEGTREDYEELAVFHYRDSRRLVCPQKIFVLKREGELCGVIVYKSPAVRTAGRKKAFGRVLTIYEVNQVLTCIARVVVHPKYRTIGLGVKLVRETLPLADKPYVETTAVMARYNPFFERAGMTKIAESTPRPAILEGVEKLRRLGFNQVLLGSTKYTIQRMRKNPCLIKKVRTVFKHVSKAGGVYRKRIASTGRAYMKHNEFCECVDRADIEKLARMIKILSFLIQTKVYLFWKR